From the genome of Fundidesulfovibrio putealis DSM 16056:
GTCGGACCAGGGACGCGGCGTGCCGTGCAGGTAGGCTGCGGCCAGCATGTTCACAGGGGCCATGGCGGAGGCCAGATAGGGGTTCCCGGCCAGCTCGATGAGCCGCCAGTGGAAGCGGCGGTCCAGATCCACGAACGCCCGGTGCGACTCGTCGGTGTCGGGCAGGGCGTCCATGGCCTGCCACTGGGCCTGCATTTCGGCGGCCTCGCCCGGAGTGACGCGCGGCGCGGCCAGCTCGGCGGCCAGGGGCTCCAGGCGCTCGCGCACCTCGAACAAGCCGATGAGCTCGGCGAGGTCAAGCTGGCGCACGAAGATGCCCCGCCTGGGAATCCACTCCAGCAGGCCCTCCTGGGCCAGACGCTTGAGCGCGTTGATCAGCGGGGTGCGGCTGACCCCGAGGCTCGCGGCCAGGTCCTCCTGCACGATGCGGCTCCCCGGCTCGAACTGTCCGGACACCAGCATGTCCCGGACGCTGGCGTAGATCTTGTCGTCCAGGTTTTCATGCAAAATCGGCCGGATGGGCGCAGTGTCCGGCGTCGGCTGGCGGGGAGGCGTGGTCATGGGTGTTCCTTGTTGGCCCGGCTGGGCTCGTCAGAACGGAAAATACTCCCACCGGTTCGGCTGGTCAATCCTGTATTAAGAATTTTGAATACAAAATCCAAGAGCGGCTGAGCCTTCTCGACACCGAGCCATTTCGTAGGCTATCTTTTAAACAGTCGGCGGTTCTGCCGCGCCGTACCCGCCTCTTCACCAACAGGACAACCCCGAGGAGATCCGTCATGCGCGTGTTTGCCGCCCTGTATCTCGCTTTTGCCCTCATTCTGGCCAGCTTTGAGGCCGCGTCGGCCCAGCCGGGCAACCCCAATCTTGCCGGGCAGTGGACCCGCATGCCCAAGGACGCCCGCATCGCCTACATGACCGGGGCCGCTGCCGGAGCCCGCGCCTTCGCCGAGGTCCAGCCGAACACCCCCATGCCCGTGAACATCCGCGTGGACCAGGCCGTGACCAACATGGACCACCTGGCCCCAGACCCCATGAACCGCAACCAGACCATGATGGCTGTGGCTTACCGCGCGCTCATGGCAGCCCAGGACAAGGGCATCCAGTTCAAGGACACCGGGGCCCCGCTTCGCGACGTGCACTTCGACGACACGGAGCTCTTCCAGTTCCCCTGGCTCTACCCTCTGGACCTGGACGCCTTCATCCCCAAGACCTACCAGAGCCCCAACCGCAATTTCGCTGACAGCTGGCGCAGCGCGGCCCAGCACCAGAAGCAGTTCTTCGTGCAGGGCTTCGGGGACATGGCCGCCCAGCAGTGCCTGGACCGCTTCGGCGACACCCCAGCCGGGGAGCGCTGCGTGAAGCCGCTGCTGCCCATGCCCGTCGATCTGGTCATCGCCACCATGGACGACATCTACCGCGACCATCAGTTCGCCACCAAAGGCTACGATCTGGTCATCCGGGCCGCCCTGGCCAAGATGACCGGCGACAACTGGCAGGCCGTGCTCGGGAAGAAGTAGTTTTTCAGGTCGGGCGCATACGTGTTGCAATTTTAGGCTCTCATAGTTACACGATCACATCGTTGGTAACACATAGGGGAGGATTATCCATGCGCCCGACTTTCCCGCGTCCGCTTTTCCTGGCCGTCCTGCTGCTCGTGCTGGCTTTCGCCGTTCCCGCCCAGGCCCACTTCGGCATGCTCGTGCCGGACAAGAACCTCGTCACCAAGGACGGCCCGAAATCCGTCAGCCTGGATATCCGCTTCTGGCACCCCATGGAGAACCAGGGCATGAACCTGGAGAAGCCCAAGCTGGAGCTCTTCGCCAAGGGCAAGAAGCAGGACGTCACCGCTTCGCTCGCCGCCAGCACCGTGGAGGGCAAGCAGGCCTGGAAGGCCGAGCATCAGGTGAAAGCCCCCGGCGTGTACCAGTTCCTCATGACGCCCCCGGCCTACTGGGAGCCCGCAGAGGACAAGTTCATCATCCACATCACCAAAACCGTGGTCAGCGCCCTGGGCGACGACGAGGGCTGGGACAAGCCTGTGGGCGCAAAGCTCGAGATCGTCCCCATGGTCAAGCCCTTCGCCCTGTACGCGGGCAACCTGTTCACCGGGAAGGTGCTCTTCAAGGGCAAGCCCCTGGCCAACGCCGAGGTCGAAGTGGAGTTCTTCAACAAGGACGGCGCACTCAAAGCCCCGGACGACGCCTACGTGACCCAGGTGGTCAAGACCGACGGCGCGGGCGTGTTCAGCTACGCCGCCCCCTGGTCCGGCTGGTGGGGATTCTCGGCCCTGCATGACGACGACGCCAAGATGAAGAAGGACGGCAAGGACAAGGACGTGGAATTGGGCGGCGTGATCTGGGTGTACTTCCACCCCGTGCCGGGCAAGTAGGGTCATGGCGCTTTCATCACAGGCCAGTTGCGCAAGGGAGGCCCGGATCGCGGGACTCGTGTCCGGCGCGCTGGTGTTCATGCTGTGGGCCGGGGTCGCCCTGGCCCACAAGGTGAACGTGTTCGCCGTGGCCGAGGGCGGAGCGGTGAGCGGCGAAGGATACTTCGCGGGCGGGGCCAAGGCCCAGAAAGTGCCCGTGGAGATTCTTGACGCGTCCGGCGCGGTGATCGCCAAAGGCATGACCGAAAAAGACGGCACGTTCAGCATCGCCTTGCCTCCCCAAGCCACGCCGCCGCTCAAAGTCGTGCTCAAGGCCGGGGACGGCCATCAGAACGACTTCACCCTGACCGAGCAGGACCTCGCCCCGGCTGTGCCTGCCTCAGCCTCAGCTCCGGCTCTCCCTGCAACCGTTTCGCCTCCCGCCGCCTCGGGACAGACGCCGGTCGCAACCCAGGCGTCTTCGTCCTCCGCCTCGGCGGCATCGGCTCCCCCGGCTGCGGGGTCTGGACAGGCGATTGCTCCTGCTTCCGGTTCGCCTGCCGCCGCCCCGCTGGACGAAGTCCGGCTGGCCGCCCTGGTCGAAGCTGCCGTGGCAAAATCGATTGACGAGAAGCTCGCGCCTTTGAAGCTCCAGTTGGCCCGCATGGCCGAACAGGACCAGTCCGCCCGCATGCGCGACATCATCGGCGGCATCGGCTGGATCATCGGGCTGGTGGGCATTGCGGCCTGGTTCAAGCGGCCCAAAAACTAGCCCCGACTTCGGTGCTGTGAATCTGTCCGGTCGCTTCGCATGCGGCCGGACGCCCGGCGTGGCGAGGGCAGTTCGCACTCCCCCCGCCTTGACATCCCCGACCGGGGACACATCTCCAAGGTTCAGGCCGCCGCTCTCCCCCCACCGCCGAAAATGTGATCCAGGTCCTTTCGTGCCGGGGGGAAAAGTGATAGTCCCACCCCACCCAGCACAATCGAGGACAACAGATGATAGGCATTTCCAAGCTTTACTGCGGTACTGTGGAAGCCTCTGACGCGCTGCGTTACGGGCGTCATTCCGGCAAGCTCCCCTCCCACCTGCTCCAGTTCTCCGAGGACAAGAAGCCGGTGGTGGTCTGGAACATGACCAAACGCTGCAACTTGAAGTGCGTTCACTGCTACGCCAAGGCCGTGGACGAATCCGGCAGCGACCCCATCAACACCGAACAGGCCAAGACCATGATCGACGACCTCGCCGCCTACGGCGCGCCGGTCATGCTCTTCTCCGGCGGCGAGCCGCTGGTGCGCAAGGATCTGGTCGAGCTGGCCCACCACGCCGTGGGTCGGGGCATGCGCGCGGTCATCTCCACCAACGGCACGCTCATCACCAAGGAAAAGGCCCGCGAACTGAAAAGCGTCGGTCTGTCCTACGTGGGCATCTCCGTGGACGGCCTCGAGGAAATCCACGACAAGTTCCGGGGCGTCCCCGGCTCCTTCAAGAAGACCCTGCAGGGCATCGAGAACTGCAAGGCCGAAGGCCTCAAGGTCGGCATGCGCTTCACCATCAACAAGCGCAACTGGACCGAAATCCCCGGTCTGTTCGACCTGATCCGCGACATGGAAGTGCCGCGCATCTGCTTCTACCACCTGGTCTACTCCGGGCGCGGCTCCGAGCTCATCAAGGAAGACCTGGACCACGCCGAGACCCGCCAGGTGGTCGACCTGATCATGGACAAGACCCGCGAGCTGTTCAACGCCGGGCACGAGAAGGAAGTCCTCACCGTGGACAACCACGCGGACGGCCCCTACGTGTATTACCGCCTGCTCAAGGAAGACCCCGCGCGCGCCGCCGAGGTCATGGAGCTGCTCCAGTTCAACGAAGGCAACAGCTCGGGACGCGGCATCGGCTGCATCTCCTGGGACGGGCAGGTGCACGCCGACCAGTTCTGGCGCAACCACACCTTCGGCAACGTGCTGGAACGCCCCTTCTCCCAGATCTGGGACGATCCCAACATCGAGCTGCTGCACAAGCTCAAGACCAAAGGCAAGTTCGTGGGCGGACGCTGCGCCGACTGCCGCTTCCTGAACATCTGCGGCGGCAACTTCCGCGCCCGCGCCGAAGCCTACTACGACGACATCTGGGCCGAAGATCCGGCCTGCTATCTGACTGCGGAAGAGATCAAGAAGTAGGCGAGAGAAGAGTAGAGAAGAGAAGACCAGGGCTCTGCCCTGGACCCGCCAGGGGAGAAGCCTCCCCTGGACCCGGCTATGGGCTTCGCGGGATATGCCGGGAGCTCCGTCGGTGTGCGGGGTATCCGCCGGGAACGCCCAAAGCGGCTTATCCCGGCGGCCTGCCATCGCCGAGGAACGGCGATCTTAAGAAATATCCAGAAACGCGGCTTTGCGCGTTTCTGGATTTTTGAAGGCTGAATTTGAATAGGTTTGGCACTTTACGCGAAGCTAACTGAGGGTCCAGGGGGATCATCCCCCTGGCGGGAGAGTCCAGAGAGGGCGGAGCCCTCTCTGGCCGCCGGAGGCATCTTCTCCTCCTCTTATCTCCTCCCCACAAGCTATCTCAGGAGACCGTCACCATGTACGACTTCCATCGCGGCCGCCGCCTGCGCCGCACCCCGGCCATGCGCGACCTCGTGCGCGAGACCGTCATACGCCGCGAAGACCTGATCATGCCCTATTTCGTGGCCGAGACCGGCCCCGAGGACATGGTAAAGCCCATAGGGGCCATGCCCGGCCAGAACCAGCTGGGCATGAAGGCCCTGGTGGAGCGGGTAGGCAAGGCCGTGGACAAGGGCCTGAAATCCGTCATCCTCTTCGGCATCCCCAATGAGAAAGACCCGGTGGGCAGCCAGGGCTATGCTGAAAACGGCGTGGTGCAGCGGGCCGTGCGGCAGCTGAAGGCGAAGTTCCCGCAGCTGGTGGTGGTCACGGACGTGTGCCTGTGCGAGTACACGTCGCACGGCCATTGCGGCGTGCTCACCGACGATGGCAAGGTGCTGAACGACCCGACCTTGGGCCTCTTGGCCAAGGTGGCCCTGTCGCACGTGCAGGCCGGGGCGGACATGGTGGCTCCTTCCGATATGATGGACGGCCGCGTGGCTATGATCCGCGCCGCCCTGGACGATCACGGCCACGTGGAAATCCCCATCATGTCCTACGCCGTGAAGTACGCTTCGGCATACTACGGGCCGTTTCGGGAAGCGGCAGAGTCGGCTCCCAAGTCGGGCGACCGCAAATCCTACCAGATGGACCCGGCCAACTGGCGCGAGGGATTGCGGGAAGCCGCAGCGGACCTGGCCGAGGGCGCGGATATTTTGATGGTGAAGCCTGCGGGGCCGTATCTGGACATCATCCGGCAGGTGCGGGACAACTTTGATCTGCCGGTGGCCGCCTATCAGGTAAGCGGCGAGTATTCCATGATCAAGGCTGCTGCGCAGCTTGGCTGGATGGACCACGACGCGGTGATGATGGAGTCGCTTGTGTCCATCAAGCGCGCCGGAGCGGATTTGATTTTGACGTATTTCACGGAAGACGTTTTAGAGCGTCTGCAAGGATAGCGTATGCACTCCAATTCCAATGGACACCCCGGCCCGCAGTTGGCCGGTTCGCCCGGCGCGGGCCATGCTGGTGGTGGTCACCCTGGCGGTCATCCCCTGGGCCATCCCGGCGGCATGCCGAAGACGCTCCCGAACGGTGCGCCCCCGGTGCGCCTCATCGCCTGGGAGATCACCCGCCGCTGCAACCTGGCCTGCAAGCACTGCCGCGCCGAGGCCCACTTCGAGCCCTATCCTGGCGAGCTGACCAACGCCCAGGCCAAGGCCCTCATCGACACCTTCCCCGAGGTAGGCAACCCCATCATCATCTTCACGGGCGGCGAGCCGCTCATGCGCCCGGACTGGGACGATCTGGTGTCCTACGCCAACGACAAGGGCCTGCGCTGCGTCATGGCTCCCAACGGCACGCTGATCACCGCCGAGATAGCCCATCGCATGAAGGAAGTGGGCATCCAGCGCTGCTCCATCTCCATCGACGGCCCGGACGCCGCCACCCACGACGAGTTCCGGGGCGAGAAGGGCGCTTTCGAGCAGGCCCTGCGCGGCATCCAGTACCTGAAGGACGCGGGCATAGAGTTCCAGATCAACTCCACGGTCACGAAGTCCAACCTGCACAACTTCAAGCACATCTTCAAGCTGGCCGAGCAGCTGGGCGCGAGCGCCTGGCACATCTTCCTCCTGGTGCCCACGGGGCGCGGCGCGGACATCCTGGCCCAGGTGATCACCGCCGAAGAGTATGAAACCGTGCTCAACTGGTTCTATGACTTCCGCAAGACCACCAAAATGCAGCTCAAGGCCACCTGCGCCCCGCACTACTTCCGCGTGATGCGTCAGCGCGCCAAGGCCGAGGGCGTGGCCGTGACGCCCGACACCTTCGGCCTGGACGCCATGAGCCGGGGATGCCTTGGCGGCATCGGGTTCTGCTTCATCTCGCATTCTGGCATGGTGCAGCCCTGCGGCTACCTGGACCTGGACTGCGGCAACGTGCTGGAGACGCCGTTTCCGGAGATTTGGGCCAATACCATGTGGTTCAAGAAGTTCCGCGACCAGAAAGCCTACGAGGGCAAATGCGGCCCCTGCGAATACCACAAGGTCTGCGGCGGCTGCCGAGCCCGCGCCTACACCATGAGCGGCGACCCCATGAAGCCCGAGCCGCTGTGCAGCTACGAGCCCAAGCGGAGCGGCGCGAAATAGGCGCACGAACCGGAACTGAAGCTTCCGATGGCCGGGGCCGCACATGCGGTCCCGGCTTTTTTGGTGTGAGGCTGCTGGGCGGTCCCGGACAGTCCGGAGAGCGCCGGACATCCCGGAGCAGCCCGAGAGTAGCCCGACAGAGAGCCCAGAGCGGTCCTGAACAGTCCCAGTAGCCCCGGATAACCCCAGAGCAGCCCGGAGAGCGCCCCGAGCAGCCCAGGGCGGGAGCAGAGTGGCGCACTCCCAATCAGGATGAAACGCTTCCCGGCGGGGGAAAACCCGGCTGCGCGGCTCGCCTTTCCGCTCTTTTATTTGAGAAGGCGACACGGTAAGGGAGCACTGAGCACAGGCTCTTCAGTGCAGGACGGCATGAATAAATCAAAGAAATATCTCGCTTTGCTCGTGGTTCTGGTTCTCGCCGGTGCTGGTGGCGCGTTCTATAAGTACTACAGCGAGCGTCTGCATTATCTCGATCATCACGGTTTCAGGCACGAACCCACCACGGAGTACGATCTTTCACTTGGCTTTCGTCTCAGGAAAAACGTTTCGATGAACGGATTCCGGCACAACGCGCAGGGCTTCATCGGGCCTGATTTCCAGCAGCGCAAGCCGGAGGGTACGTTCAGGATATTCTGCCTGGGCGGCTCCACGACCCTTGGCGCGGGCGTTGAAACCGACGCCCATGCCTATCCTGCGATTCTCCAGGCGATGTTCGACACCATGCAGAAGGGTGCGTCAAAGCGCATCGAGGTCATAAACGCCGGGGTTTTCGGCTACAGGTCGCTTCATACGTCACTTCTGGTTTCGAGGCTGTTGGATGACTACCAGCCTGACATGTTCATCGTCATGGACGGGTTGAACGATCTCGATGCGGCCAAGGCCCTGACCTTGCCCCAGTTGTGCAAGGCTGCCGGAAAGACAGACGGCGGTAAGGTCGAAGGGTATGGCCTCCAGAGTATCGAAGAGAAATTCGAGCTGGTGGGGTACAGGGACAATATCCGCAAAGTGATCGATCACGCCAAGGCCAGGGGGATTCAGGTCGTCCTGGTGAGCGACCCGATGCGCGTCGGCGAGGACGGGAAGGCGCGGCTCTCCGGAGACAATACGGAGTTTGCGGCGTTGCTGGCATTTGGCCGGGCGGTCCTGCCGGAAATCAATGCGTCGTTGGCGCATACGGGCGGCGTGTCTTTCGTAAATGCTCAGGCGACATTCGACGCGATGCTGGCAAGTCCGGAAGCGGTCAGGAGGGCGTGGGCAGATGACCTGCACCTGACCCGCTACGGTTATTATCTCCTGGCCAGGGATGTATACCTGCGCCTCCTGGCCATGCCTGCCTTCGTGGAGGCGGTCGGCGCCGGAAGTCCGCCCGTTCCCGGGGAGTTGGACGCGCGGTTTCCCGAGTTTGTCCTGTGGCGGCCCTCGGACGGCATGGGTTGGGCCAAGGACCGGGACGTGGTCGAAAGTGGCGGGATAACTGCCGTCAATACCCGGGATTCCAAGCCGAACGGGGATGGCTGGAGTTGTTTCACTCCGGCGGACCCGGCGTTTCCGGGCGAGATTGACCTGGGGAACGCCGTGGCCGGGCGGTTCCGGGTGTATCCGCGCATCCAGAGCATGCGCGATGGAGTGGGCGTCTACCTGGTGTTCCCCGATGGAGAGCGCAAACTCCTCTTTGAGCAGAAGAAGCTGGCTGAAGACGGATTGTGGACTCCGGAAACCGCCTGGTACGCGGTGGACGTGCCTCAATGTGGGCAATGCCGGATCGTGGTTCGCCTGACTGGCGAGAATGCCCAGCTGTGGCATAAGGCCGGAGCGATCCTGTTCACGGGCGGATAAGTTGCGAGCTGTGCCGCCTCCTGCCCCGGCAGGGTGATGGCGTGAGCGGTCGGCTTTGCTCCGAACCGGGGCCGTCGCCGCGCCAAGCTGCGCGTGACATCCGCCTGACCATCGGGTATCCCTGACGCCATGGACGCATACGACCGCAAGATTCTGGACATCATCCAGTCGAGTTATCCCATCTCCGCCCGGCCTTACGCCGACGTGGGCGCGCAGGTGGGCCTGACCGAGGCCGAGGTGCTGGCCCGGGTGCGCGCGCTCAAGCAGAGCGGCGTGATCCGGCGCATCGGCGCCAACTTCCAGTCCAACAAGCTGGGCTGGCAGTCCACCCTGTGCGCCGCGCGCGTGCCGGAGGACCAGATCGAGGCCTTCGTGGCCGAGGTCAACCGCCATCCCAACGTCACCCACAACTATCTGCGGCAACACACCTTCAATGTCTGGTTCACCTACGTTGGCCCATCCATGGAGGCGGTGCGCGAGGCCCTGGCCGAGATAAGCCGCAAGACGGGCATCTCGGTCTTGAACCTGCCTGCCGAGAAGCTGTTCAAGATCAAGGTCGATTTCGCCATGGGGGACTCCTGATGATACTCTCCCCGTCGCTGCTCTCGTGCGATTTCGGGCGTCTGGCAGAGGAGCTGGCCGCCCTGGAGGCCGCAGGCCTGGAGTGGGTGCACTGGGACGTGATGGACGGCATGTTCGTGCCCAACATCACCCTGGGGCCGCTCATCGTGAAGGCGCTGCGCAAGCGCTCCAAGCTCTTTTTCGACGTGCACCTGATGATCGAGAAGCCCGAGCGCTACCTGCACGAGTTCGTGGACGCCGGGGCCGACCTGGTCTGCGTGCACGCCGAGGCCACCGTGCATCTTGAGCGCGCCGTGGCCGAGATCGCCCGCCTGGGCGCGAAGCCCGCCGTGGCCCTGAACCCGGCCACGCCGCTCTCCGCCGTGGAATACCTGCTGCCCCAGCTGTCCATGGTGCTGGTGATGAGCGTGAACCCAGGCTTCGGCGGACAGTCCTTCATCCCCTTCAGCATCGAGAAGGTGCGCCGCCTGCGGGCCATGATCGACGAGCAGAACCTGTCCACGCTGATCCAGCTGGACGGCGGCGTCACCGTGGAGAACTGCGCGCAGCTGGTCGAGGCGGGTGCGGACGTGCTGGTGTCGGGCTCAGCCTTCTTCTCCCATCCTCCCTACGACGAGCGGCATCTGGCTTTTCAGGAAGCGGCGGGGCAGTCCGCGCGGTGACCGCCCTTGAGAGGCGTATCCGGCAGCATTTTTCGGACACTTTCGGCTTATCAGGCGAAGCGGTGCAAAGGCTGACCGAGGCCACCAGGACCTCGCTGGCCGACGGCATCAGTCTGCTGGTGCGCGCGGGCGACGCCCAGGACGCAAACGGCGTGGCCCATTGGGCGCACAGCCTCAAGGGCAACCTCCTGAACGCGGGCCTGCGCGAACTGGCCGCCGTGGCCACGGACATGGAGCAGCAGGCGCTCTCGGGTGTGATTCCCCCCCTGAGGGGGCGGCTTGAGGCCGTGGAGGCGGATCTGGACGACTTTCTGGCCGGGGTGGCCGCGCGGGGCTGAGCGGTCCCGCAGGTCCGGCCTTCGTTTCCCGATGCCGAGCTTTCCGGCATCGTCCGGGAGAGCGTCAAGACACCCGTCTCATCGCCCGCCAGAGCTCCGGGCGAGGCACTAGCCAAGCATCCCTGGCCGTGGTAAGAGGCGCGGGCTTCCATTCCTCCTACGGTGGACTCCAAGTGAACCATTCTCGCATCTTTGTTGCTGGCCACAAAGGCCTGGTGGGATCAGCCGTGGTCCGGGCGCTTGAAAGCCGAGGCAACGTCGAGGTCATCACCCGTGACCGCGCACAGCTGGACCTTACCGATCAGGCGGGCGTGCGCCGGTTCATGGCCGAGGTCCGCCCCCAGGCGGTGGTCCTGGCTGCGGCCAAGGTCGGCGGCATCCGCGCCAACGACGCCTACCCCGCCGAATTCATCTGGAACAACTGCATCATCCAGTGCAACGTCATCGACTCCGCCTACCGCTGCGGCGTCGAGAAACTGCTGTTTCTGGGCTCGTCCTGCATCTATCCCAAGTTCGCGCCTCAACCCATGCGCGAGGAGCACCTGCTCACCAGCGAACTGGAGCCCACCAACCAGTGGTACGCCGTGGCCAAGATCGCGGGCATCAAGACTTGCCAGGCATACCGCCGCCAGTACGGGTTCGACGCCGTGAGCCTCATGCCCACCAATCTTTATGGCCCGGGCGACAACTTCGACACCGTTAACTCCCACGTGCTGCCCGCGCTCTTGCGCCGCTTCCACGAGGCCAAGCTGTCCGGCGCGTCCAGCGTGACCGTGTGGGGCACGGGCAACGCCCGCCGCGAGTTCCTGCACGTGGACGACTGCGCCCAGGCCATCCTGTGGTGCCTGGCCAACTACCAGGGCGAGGACTTCCTCAACGTGGGCACCGGCCAGGACGTGACCATCCGCGAACTGGCCGAGACCGTGGCCCGCGTGACCGGCTTCACCGGGGAGCTTCTGTTCGACGCAACCAAGCCCGACGGCACGCCGCGAAAGCTCCTGGACGTGTCGCGCCTGCGCGAGCTTGGCTGGCAGGCCAGCATCCCCCTGGAGCAGGGCATCGCCGACACCTATCGCTGGTTCC
Proteins encoded in this window:
- the ahbA gene encoding siroheme decarboxylase subunit alpha, whose protein sequence is MDAYDRKILDIIQSSYPISARPYADVGAQVGLTEAEVLARVRALKQSGVIRRIGANFQSNKLGWQSTLCAARVPEDQIEAFVAEVNRHPNVTHNYLRQHTFNVWFTYVGPSMEAVREALAEISRKTGISVLNLPAEKLFKIKVDFAMGDS
- the ahbD gene encoding heme b synthase — its product is MHSNSNGHPGPQLAGSPGAGHAGGGHPGGHPLGHPGGMPKTLPNGAPPVRLIAWEITRRCNLACKHCRAEAHFEPYPGELTNAQAKALIDTFPEVGNPIIIFTGGEPLMRPDWDDLVSYANDKGLRCVMAPNGTLITAEIAHRMKEVGIQRCSISIDGPDAATHDEFRGEKGAFEQALRGIQYLKDAGIEFQINSTVTKSNLHNFKHIFKLAEQLGASAWHIFLLVPTGRGADILAQVITAEEYETVLNWFYDFRKTTKMQLKATCAPHYFRVMRQRAKAEGVAVTPDTFGLDAMSRGCLGGIGFCFISHSGMVQPCGYLDLDCGNVLETPFPEIWANTMWFKKFRDQKAYEGKCGPCEYHKVCGGCRARAYTMSGDPMKPEPLCSYEPKRSGAK
- a CDS encoding Hpt domain-containing protein codes for the protein MQRLTEATRTSLADGISLLVRAGDAQDANGVAHWAHSLKGNLLNAGLRELAAVATDMEQQALSGVIPPLRGRLEAVEADLDDFLAGVAARG
- the hemB gene encoding porphobilinogen synthase yields the protein MYDFHRGRRLRRTPAMRDLVRETVIRREDLIMPYFVAETGPEDMVKPIGAMPGQNQLGMKALVERVGKAVDKGLKSVILFGIPNEKDPVGSQGYAENGVVQRAVRQLKAKFPQLVVVTDVCLCEYTSHGHCGVLTDDGKVLNDPTLGLLAKVALSHVQAGADMVAPSDMMDGRVAMIRAALDDHGHVEIPIMSYAVKYASAYYGPFREAAESAPKSGDRKSYQMDPANWREGLREAAADLAEGADILMVKPAGPYLDIIRQVRDNFDLPVAAYQVSGEYSMIKAAAQLGWMDHDAVMMESLVSIKRAGADLILTYFTEDVLERLQG
- a CDS encoding GntR family transcriptional regulator; its protein translation is MTTPPRQPTPDTAPIRPILHENLDDKIYASVRDMLVSGQFEPGSRIVQEDLAASLGVSRTPLINALKRLAQEGLLEWIPRRGIFVRQLDLAELIGLFEVRERLEPLAAELAAPRVTPGEAAEMQAQWQAMDALPDTDESHRAFVDLDRRFHWRLIELAGNPYLASAMAPVNMLAAAYLHGTPRPWSDTVSDHLRIIEALSRGDAAASGEAMRRHISQSLDALRLESPGS
- the rpe gene encoding ribulose-phosphate 3-epimerase, yielding MILSPSLLSCDFGRLAEELAALEAAGLEWVHWDVMDGMFVPNITLGPLIVKALRKRSKLFFDVHLMIEKPERYLHEFVDAGADLVCVHAEATVHLERAVAEIARLGAKPAVALNPATPLSAVEYLLPQLSMVLVMSVNPGFGGQSFIPFSIEKVRRLRAMIDEQNLSTLIQLDGGVTVENCAQLVEAGADVLVSGSAFFSHPPYDERHLAFQEAAGQSAR
- a CDS encoding DUF4198 domain-containing protein produces the protein MRPTFPRPLFLAVLLLVLAFAVPAQAHFGMLVPDKNLVTKDGPKSVSLDIRFWHPMENQGMNLEKPKLELFAKGKKQDVTASLAASTVEGKQAWKAEHQVKAPGVYQFLMTPPAYWEPAEDKFIIHITKTVVSALGDDEGWDKPVGAKLEIVPMVKPFALYAGNLFTGKVLFKGKPLANAEVEVEFFNKDGALKAPDDAYVTQVVKTDGAGVFSYAAPWSGWWGFSALHDDDAKMKKDGKDKDVELGGVIWVYFHPVPGK
- the ahbC gene encoding 12,18-didecarboxysiroheme deacetylase produces the protein MIGISKLYCGTVEASDALRYGRHSGKLPSHLLQFSEDKKPVVVWNMTKRCNLKCVHCYAKAVDESGSDPINTEQAKTMIDDLAAYGAPVMLFSGGEPLVRKDLVELAHHAVGRGMRAVISTNGTLITKEKARELKSVGLSYVGISVDGLEEIHDKFRGVPGSFKKTLQGIENCKAEGLKVGMRFTINKRNWTEIPGLFDLIRDMEVPRICFYHLVYSGRGSELIKEDLDHAETRQVVDLIMDKTRELFNAGHEKEVLTVDNHADGPYVYYRLLKEDPARAAEVMELLQFNEGNSSGRGIGCISWDGQVHADQFWRNHTFGNVLERPFSQIWDDPNIELLHKLKTKGKFVGGRCADCRFLNICGGNFRARAEAYYDDIWAEDPACYLTAEEIKK
- the fcl gene encoding GDP-L-fucose synthase, with translation MNHSRIFVAGHKGLVGSAVVRALESRGNVEVITRDRAQLDLTDQAGVRRFMAEVRPQAVVLAAAKVGGIRANDAYPAEFIWNNCIIQCNVIDSAYRCGVEKLLFLGSSCIYPKFAPQPMREEHLLTSELEPTNQWYAVAKIAGIKTCQAYRRQYGFDAVSLMPTNLYGPGDNFDTVNSHVLPALLRRFHEAKLSGASSVTVWGTGNARREFLHVDDCAQAILWCLANYQGEDFLNVGTGQDVTIRELAETVARVTGFTGELLFDATKPDGTPRKLLDVSRLRELGWQASIPLEQGIADTYRWFLEHQDSLRTEPRFDGK
- a CDS encoding SGNH/GDSL hydrolase family protein, producing MNKSKKYLALLVVLVLAGAGGAFYKYYSERLHYLDHHGFRHEPTTEYDLSLGFRLRKNVSMNGFRHNAQGFIGPDFQQRKPEGTFRIFCLGGSTTLGAGVETDAHAYPAILQAMFDTMQKGASKRIEVINAGVFGYRSLHTSLLVSRLLDDYQPDMFIVMDGLNDLDAAKALTLPQLCKAAGKTDGGKVEGYGLQSIEEKFELVGYRDNIRKVIDHAKARGIQVVLVSDPMRVGEDGKARLSGDNTEFAALLAFGRAVLPEINASLAHTGGVSFVNAQATFDAMLASPEAVRRAWADDLHLTRYGYYLLARDVYLRLLAMPAFVEAVGAGSPPVPGELDARFPEFVLWRPSDGMGWAKDRDVVESGGITAVNTRDSKPNGDGWSCFTPADPAFPGEIDLGNAVAGRFRVYPRIQSMRDGVGVYLVFPDGERKLLFEQKKLAEDGLWTPETAWYAVDVPQCGQCRIVVRLTGENAQLWHKAGAILFTGG